The sequence CGGCGACACACGTACTTCAATCTTTGATGCTAAAGCAGGTATCTCTTTATCTGATAACTTTGCTAAAGTAGTTTCTTGGTACGATAACGAAATGGGATACTCTTCATCCATATGTGAATTGATTAGGTACATGGATTCTGTAAAATAATTGCAGTTCTAAAATATTTTTTAAAGGCTCGCCAATTTTGGCGAGCCTTTTTTGATAGTGATTTATAGGGGAGAACAGTTTTGCAGGCAAAAGTTGATTTGTAGCCGGCAGGTAAGCGCTTCTAGACGTGGAATTTGAAAAAGTAGATAGAGGTCGTGTACTTTATTAAGTTATTTATTTTATTTTTATAGCAATATATGAAACGATTGCAGTTTATAGATGTACTGAGGATTACTGCCATTTTCATGGTTGTTTATCAGCATAATGAATTAGATTCATCGATTAGTATTTATTTTGAATCATTTTCGGTATCACTTTTTTTTATGGTTTCAGGATTCGTTAGTAGTCCGAAAAGTCATCTGCCATTTCTTAAGGTGCTAAAGAAATATATTAAACATTTACTTGCTCCCTATTTTCTGATCAGTGGGTTACTTTATCTTTTTTGGTTTTTTGTAGGTCGGCATTATGGATATAAAGCAACTGTAACGCACGATCCCCTACTAAATTTTATAGGAATATTTTATGCACAGGGAGGTGCAGATTTTATGAGCTGGGGAATTCCTATGTGGTTTCTTCCGACTCTTTTTAATGTGGTTATGCTGGATTATTTTGTCTCTAAATTAAAACTTCCATTGCAAATTATTGCATTGTTGCTGTTTCCTGTAATTGGACTTTGGCTTTTCCAACATATTGGTTTCCATCTTCCCTGGAGTTTTGATATTGCCTTGGTTGTTTATCTGTTTTATTTTGTGGGACGTGTATTTAAAAAGATAGATTTGGTAAAAATTATCCAAGGCAAGGAATTGTTGGTTTTTATAATTTGTTTTAGTTTGCATTTATATACTTTTCGTTTTAATGGGATTGTTGAAGTGTATTATGGGCATTATGGCGATTTTTTGGGATTGATGTATTTTAATGCAATACTGGCGTTTGTTTGGCTGTTTGCTTTATTGAAAGTGTTGCCTAATTGGAAAATAGTGTCGTGGCTTGGTCGCAACACTTTGCCTATACTGGCCTTTCATTTGTTAATGATGACCTTTGTTAAAGGGGTGGCTCTTTTTATTTTTGATTATAAAATCGAGATTACACCACTCAATGCTATCTTTTACACACTATTACAAATCATTTTGCTTATACCGCTTATTCATTTTGTGAATCGCTATTTGCCTTTTTTGGTTGGAATTGATCGGAAAAAAGATTCCAGGATGGTTCAATCCAAGGCGACTTAATGGCACTGCCATCGATAATGGTATGAAACAAAAAGGCGGTATCAACTACCTTTTCCCGGTTTTTAATGAATTGGCTTACTTTTTCGGCAAACTGAATTTTGTATTTATCAGAAAACCAGAAAAAGCAGGCCGGATTTTGTTCCGTGGGTGCACCATTAGCGTGTAACCATTTACCATTTTCGCCAAACGATTGCCCATGGTCGGCAAGAAAAATAACCATTGCTTTTTTATTTTCTAACTCATTTATAAACTGTTCAATCACTGAATCTACAAAAAGTGTAACGTTATCATAGGAGTTTATCATTCGCTCTTTATTGTCGTTCGATAGCACCTTATTTTCTAAAATAGGAGTAAATTGTATATATTCCTCCGGAAGGTTTTTATTGTAATACCAATGATTGCCAGCAAGGTGAACCATTAGTAATTGTCGTGGATGGTGCTGGTTAATTAAATTGGTAAAAGGTTCAATAAGATCGGAGTCATATTTTGGGGTATTGCTGTAATCCGAGAATTGTGGCTTATTAATAAATATAGTATCGTTTTCGTTAATGAAATAGCGGAGTGCAGCCAAGGGGTTTTGATTGGCTATCCATGCCGTACGGAAGGAGCAGCGTTTAAAAATGTCGATAAAAGAACTTTCCGTGTACATAGGATCAAGCATGCCGGGTGCGGCTCTGGTAAGAAAATACCTTAGGCTGGCCGCCGTGTAGGTGTAGGGGGAGTGCACATGGGGTAAAAATAGGGCCCCTTTTTGTTCTGCTTTAGGCATTGTAACACGAAAATAACCATTGGTTTGAATATGATCGGCACGTAAGGCTTCGCCAATAATTAAAAGTGTGATAATTGAGTCTGACTCCACATGTGCATCTTCACCCAATAAGCGTCTTTCGCTGTCCATTTCCTTTACATTACTCTTGTAATCTTGATAAGCAATATAATACGAAAAAGGAGCCCTCATCAGTAATGTGTTTCTACGTAATTTATTGGTGAAAGTGAAAATTACAATACCCATCAAAGCCAATGATAAAATGAGAATGAACTCTCTTTTTTTGAAGGTAATGCTGAAACGATAAATAATTAGTAATACGGTAATGCCTATGGATGCAATTAAAGTACCAAGTATAGGCAACGAAAGGTAGTTGCTTATTTCGGCGGTGTCGGTCAGGAATATGGATTCGATGAGTGCCGTATTGATTGAGATGTCCAATTGCCATGTGAAATATGCTGTAGCGGCCGATATAAAAGTAAAAATTGGGAAGACAATGGTAAACAAGTATCGGTTAAGACTCATAATGACAATAAGAACCAGTACGCCCCATGCTGATAGTGCCCAATGTGAAATGACCTCTAAAATACTTTTAACATCCGACATGGGATAGTGACGGTAGTTTGCAGTTAAAAAAAATACAGAGCAGCTTAGTGTAGTTATCAGAATGAAAGTAACAAGTGGAAAACGCCTAAAAAAAGAATGCATACAAATGAGCGATAAAAAGTGATGGGTACTGAATCCTATTTGATGGCATCAAAATTACTTTATTATTTATTATACACCAATGAATGGTGGGATTGTTTTGTATATCTTTGAGTAAGAAAAATTAATGGGGTATAACTGGTTTTCAGGATCTTTATTCATCCATGAACTAAAATATGGAAAAAAGTTAAACCTGGCTTACATTTAGTGAAAGAAAGTAAATAATTCAATTTTTTTAATAATACGATATGAATGTTTTAATAATTAATATGCTTATAATGAGTGTTTTATATCTCGCGGGCTGTGTTAATAAAAGTACTAATACAAGCCGTAAGGATGTTGATCAATGGATTTCGCTTTTTAATGGGAAAAATTTAGACAACTGGGTCGTGAAAATTCATCACCACAATTTTGGAGATAATTATGCCAATACTTTTCGTGTAATAGATGGTAAGATACAAGTGAATTACGATGGTTATAATAAGTTCGACGAGCGTTTTGGGCACCTGTTTTATCATCAACCTTTTTCGTCGTATCATCTAAGGTTTAAATATCGATTTACCGATCAGTGGATGGAAGATGCGCCCATCTTCACATTCCGAAACAGCGGAGTTATGTTTCATTCGCAGGATCCTAAAAGTATATTGAAAGGGCAGGATTGGCCTATTTCGGTAGAATACCAAATTTTAGCTGAAGAAACTGAAGGAACAGCTCGACCAACCGGTAATGTTTGCTCTCCCGGAACGGAGGTGTACTACAATGGGGAAATAGATCCACGCCACTGCATCAGTTCCACGTCGTCGACCTATACATGGGATAAGTGGATGAGCGGTGAACTTATTGTACGAGGTGATAGCATTGTGCATAAGGTTAATGGTAAGGTGGTGCTTAAGTATAGTAAGCCAACCATTGGTGGGGGTGTTGTAACTGGATTCGACCCTGCTGTTAAGCGTGACGGTAAACTGCTTACGGAGGGGTATATAGCATTACAATCAGAAGGACAAGGAATAGAATTTAAAGACATAGAAATAAAAATATTGGGGGAAATTGCAGGTCGGTGAAATTGTGCTTTGTTGACCTATCAACTTAAGTTTACATCGCATCGCACCGTACAAAACTACCCGCATTCTCATAAATACATAAGTTGTCAAAAATATTCAAATTTGCTCGTGCTCTTGTAATTTACGGTTGATTTTGGTTCAGGGTATAGCATCATGTTTCTAATAAAAAAAACACATATCTTGCACCAAACAAAAAAATATCATTGAGATGAAGAAACTTATTTACATTCTATTTATTATTACCATGTTAGCTAGCTGCACAAGCCATCAAAACCGGCAAAAGCAATCTTTCGAAACTGCCGGATCGGGCAAAATAGTAGTTTATCAGGTTTTTACGCGTTTGTTTGGAAACACCGATACCATTAATAAACCCTGGGGAACCATAGAGGAGAATGGTGTGGGTAAATTCAACGATTTTACCGAAAAGGCCTTAAAGGAAATAAAAAGTATGGGAGTTAGCCATATTTGGTACACCGGAATTCCGCATCATGCAACGGTAACCGATTATACCCAATACGGCATATCCAACGACGACCCGGATGTAGTGAAAGGCCGTGCAGGATCGCCCTATGCAGTAAAAGACTATTATCAGGTAGATCCGGATATGGCGGTAGATCCTGCCAAACGAATGGAAGAGTTTGAAGCGCTGATTCAACGAACGCATCAACAAGGGATGAAGGTAATTATAGATATTGTACCCAACCATGTAGCCCGTCATTATCAAGGTCTTAACAATCCGGAGGGTGTCAGTGATTTTGGTGCTGATGATGATACTTCGCTGGTGTACGCACGCAATAACAACTTTTATTACATCCCCGGAAAAGCTTTTAGTGTGCCAGCGCCTAAAGATGGTTACAAGCCGTTGGGAGGAAGCAAGCATCCGCTGGCCGATGGCAAGTTTGATGAGAATCCTGCTAAATGGACGGGCAATGGTTCGCGTTTAGCACAACCCAATTTTTACGATTGGTACGAAACGGTAAAGGTAAATTATGGCGTGCGTCCGGATGGAGAGTATGATTTTGATACTTTGCCCGATAGTTATAAAAGCAAAACTTACAAGGAGCATTATGCTTTCTGGAAAGAAAAAGAGGTGCCGGATTCTTGGATTAAATTCCGGGATATAGCTCTTTTTTGGATGGATAAAGGGGTGGATGGTTTTAGATACGATATGGCGGAAATGGTTCCGGTGGAGTTTTGGAGCTTCTTAAATTCATCTGTCAAAATAAAAAATCCGGAGGCTTTTTTATTGGCCGAGGTGTATCAGCCCGACTTGTACCGGGATTACATCCACAAAGGCAAGATGGATTACCTTTACGATAAGGTAGATTTGTACGATACCCTAAAGCACATTATGCAAGGACACGGCTCTACCGATAATATTGCCCCCATACTACACAAACTGGCGGACATTGAGCATCACATGCTTCACTTTCTCGAAAATCATGATGAGCAGCGCATTGCCTCGCCTGAATTTGCCGGCGATGCCAAAAAGGGAATGCCGGCCATGGTTGTATCGGCCACCTTGAGCACTTCGCCCACAATGCTTTATTTTGGACAGGAGGTAGGGGAGCCGGGTGCAGAAAATGCAGGTTTCGGTGCGCCTTCGCGTACTTCTATCTTCGATTATATTGGTGTGCCGCATCATCAGCGCTGGATGAACAAAGGAAAGTTTGATGGAGGCCAGTTAAATGATGAGGAAAAGAAATTGCGCAGTTTTTATAAAAGGCTGTTGAGTTTTACTGCAAATAGTGAAGCCCTAATGGGCCATTATGCCGACATACATTCTTTTAACAGGAGCCGGACAGACGATTATACGGACAAAGTTTATTCATTTGTTCGTTGGAACAACAAAGAAAAGCTGATTATAGTTTCTAATTTTAGTGCTGCGAACAGCTTTGCTTTTGAACTTCAAATTCCGGCTGATATTATGGGTAAGATGGAGGTTACAGATGGTAACTTTATTGCTGCTGATCAATTGTTTGGTAAAAAAACCACTTCCTTAAATGTAAAGGATGGTTTGGGCACCATAGATATTCAGCTGGCACCCTTGCAGTCGTATATTTTTAAAATAAAGTCAAACTAAGAGAAGCTAACTTTGCAGTCCGGCTGCAACTGTATGCGTTTTGTACATGCCACGCCCAAACTGAATTCTATTTGTTAAGGTAAATGATAAATGAGTTGAAACCACTCTGCTTTATGTGTCCTCCTTCATTCGGGGGAGTTACAGGGGGCTTTACTTTACCTCAATCACCACTCCCGAGGCCTGTACTTTATTTTTGGTGGATGCCGGGCCTGTTATAAAAGGCTCGTCATCCAGGTAGATTTGTATATAATACAAACCTTTTTTCTGAAAAGTAAACGCTAAGGGTATAAATCCCTGATCATTAATTACAGGTAAATCCCAGGGTAGTATTTTGTGAGCCAACTCATCACTATAGTCATTGTAACTCATCTGCCGGTTAATGGCATCGGCATTCATTTGAGCCGGAAACTTTTCGTAATATGCCAATGCCATATGTAGATGTTTTCCTTTTTGCGGTTGAACGGGGAGCAATACTTTTGAGTTCACTTTTACTGTGGCATTAAAGTCATCGAACTTTAGATATCGGTCTAAAAACTCTTCGTAATATCTGAATTGATTTTTATGAAGGTAAAAGCCAATGCCTATATAATTGTGATGAGGGTGGATACAGTTTAGTTTATGGCCATCGTTAGGCGCACGTTCCGCCATAAAGGCATTGTGTGCCTGCTGCATGTAGCTTGCAATATGTTCCGGCTTAGAGGGTAAAAACTCGGTTGAAGAGAGCGCAGAGGCATTTTCTGTTACGTGTGCTGTGCCTCCGGCAAGCGCATAACGGTAATAAGGCGATTCGCCCTTTAAGTTATAATGCCCCATAAAATTGTTGGTGGCTGCCTCTCGGGCTATTTTATTGGCAACACGTGAGGCCAAAATATCCAATTCTACCATGGGTTGGTGGTGCTTTTTTCGCGAAGCATTGATGTGAGCCAACTGGTTTAACTTAAGGAGGAGTGCATTTTTGTCGTCTTTGTACGCTATTAATCTGTTTTCCTTGTGATTAAGGTTTTCGTATTTTTTAACTTCCGATTCAGATAGATCATACTTAATTATATCCTTCGCATAAACAAGTGTGTTTGCAAAAAGTGCTACCACAAAAACCAATAACGTTAAAATGTATCTTATAAACATGTTCTCTTTTTATTTATAAACGATGAATAAAGAGCTTTGTTTTGTAACAATGCTATTCTGCTCTTTCCGCTTACTGCTTTCCTCTTTCCGCTCACACACTTCCCATTCACAGACATTACACCTTTGCTTTACATGCTGCTATTCCCACTCGGAGCACAATTCCTTCTGATCCAAATCAGTCGAATTCCCCTATTCCAGGCGCTTTACGTTGTGTGGTTTACGCTATACGCTATCTGCCACGTGCGTAACACGCATCTCAGGATATATTGGTAAAACAAAGAAAAACTTACTGCCCACATTTCTCTTGCTTTCTATTTGCATTTTGCTGTTATGTTTTTTTAGTATGTCGTTGCATATAATCAGGCCTATTCCGGCACCTTTTTCGCTATGCGTACCTTTTTTTACATGATGAATTGTGGGGTTTAGTACTTTGTCAATGTCTTTATCGTGCATGCCAATGCCATTGTCTTTAACGGCAATTTCTATTTCGTTTTCGCCTATTTGCCTGGCGCTTAAATGAATCTCGCCACGCGACCTCGTAAATTTAATAGCGTTAAAAATCAGATTACGTATAATGGTGGCTATCATTTCTTTATTGCAATATACCATTGCATTTCTGGGGTAGGAATGTGTAATTTTTATTCCCTTTTGCGAAGCAATTTCGCGATATAGCGATCGATTCTCAGCAAATATAGGGCCTAATTTATAACGTTTGGGTTTGTGTTCGTACTCGTTAAGTTGTGTTTTGCTCCAGTTTAATAAATTGTTCAATAAGTTGTAGGTTCTACGTACATGCAAATAAATCTTTTCAATATCATCTTTCCTGACCTTAAATTCTTTGCCGTCGTTACGAAGTAAAATATCAAAATAGCCTATGAGCGAGGTAAAGGGACTGCGTAAATCGTGTGAAATAATACTAAAAAAACGATCCTTGGTTTCATTGAGGTTTTCCAGAGTATCTTTTTGATCGCTTATTTTTACTATTTCCTTTGTTATATTCTTTTGGGCACAAAACAACTTAAATAAAAAGCGGTCGATTACTAAACCTGCCATTGTAAATAATCCTGAAGCTACAATTACATAGGTGCTCGACCTTACAAACAAATGAGAGTTATAGGTAGGTAACTCGTGTACAAAAACCGAAATCAATATAAATAAAATAGCCGATAGGGCAATGTATAGGTTGATTAACAGTACCTTGCTCATGGATAAGCCAAGCATAGCCAATGATATAACCAGAATTGTGTAATACGAATCTAAGGTGTCATAGCCAAGTATGTGGTATGCGTAGGTAAGTGTAATGTTAAGGCTAACTCCCAAAAAAGCCGTTGCATTGATTGTTCGGATATAGGGTACACATTTATCAATAAATGTACATACATAAGCGGCTATCAGTAAGGGTAGGCCTGCAAAAAAGCTTAGACTTGCTAAGGTGCTGAATGGCTTTGATGTGCCATAGCTGTGTAAAACGGCAAATATAGGGTACAAGCTCATGTACATTAGTAATAAATTACGAATGTATTGCTTGTTGTTCTCAAACAGCCATCGCGTGTATTTACGCGTAATCTCTCTCCTCTTTCTACTACAATTCATAATACTTTTTCTCCTACAAAAAAACTGCATATTTTTAGTTGGTAACTAAAATATACAGTTTATTGATTTGTGATAGTAATTTGGTTTTTTGCTGTGCTTCCCAATAGGTACGGTACACTTATCCAAATACTTGAATAAATTCTTCAACTTTATTTACCATGTTGGATGAGCCACAGAAAAACGGTGTACGTTGGTGAAGGGATAATGGTTTCGTTTCCATGATACGATTTTTTCCATCCGTTGCCCTTCCACCGGCTTGCTCAATAATAAAGGCGATGGGATTGCACTCGTAAAGTAGACGCAATTTGCCGTGTGGTGCGTTGTCAATTACAGGATACATAAAAATACCGCCCTTTAGTAAGTTCCGATGGATGTCCGACACCAATGAACCGATATAGCGCGAAGAATACGGGCGGTGGCTCTTCTCGTCCTTCTCCTGGCAATATTTAATATACTGCTTAACCCCTGCCGGAAATTTCAGGTAATTGCCCTCATTGATAGAATATATAGTGCCGTTTTCAGGTGTCTTTATTAAAGTATTCGAAAGGCAATACTCTCCAATGGATGGATCCAGCGTAAAACCGTTGATGCCCTGCCCCGTGGTATAAACCAGCATTGTAGACGATCCGTATAATATATACCCTGCCGCTACCTGTTCGGTTCCCGGCTGTAGAAAATCGTCCATGGTAGCCTTTTCACCAATCGGGGATTTTCGTTTGTAGATTGAGAAAATTGTGCCGATGGAAACGTTGACATCAATATTGGATGAGCCATCCAGGGGATCCATCAAAAATACATATTTTCCCTTGCGTGCAACATCATCATCGAACAGGATAAAGCTTTCGTTTTCTTCCGAGGCAATGGCACATACTTCGCCACACGAATGGAGCGAATTGATAAAGTGGTCGTTGGCAAATACATCCAGTTTTTTTTGATCTTCGCCCTGAATGTTGGAAGTTCCCATCTCGCCCAGGATATCAACCAAACCCGCTTTGTTTACTTCGCGGTTCACTATTTTTGCCGCTGTGCCCACATGGTGGAGCAGATGTGTCAGGTCGCCTTCGGCATCCGGAAATTGTGCCTGACTGTTAAGGATAAACTCATTGAGGGTGGTAACTTTAAATGGATTCATAATATAAATTTTTAGCTGTAAATATAGATTGGATTTATTTTAAGGATAATTTACGGTAGATATGCTTTCCCACTACTGATAAAAATCACCTGTTATCATTAACATGGGCAGAATATTTAAAAGCTTTGTTTACTATCTTTGTCTTTAAGGTTAAAATAATATGTATGGTTCAAATTTATAAGTTTGGTGGAGCATCGGTTAAAGATGCTGCTGGTATTAAAAATGTATGTAATATTATTAAAAGTGGCACAAAGCCCCTGGTTGTTGTTATCTCCGCTATGGGAAAAACAACCAATGCGATGGAGGAAATAATAGAGGCTTATGTTGCACAAAATCAAGAACAATTAAAATTAGCTTACCAGGCTGTTATCGATTATCATAACCCCATAGTAGTAGATTTGTTTGGCGACCAACACCCTTTTTTTAACATTTATAACAAACTGTTAAACGAGTTGTGGCAACGCTTGCAGCTTCGGCCTACGGGAAGGTACGACCTGGATTACGATCAGATTGTACCTTTTGGCGAACTCATTTCAACACATATCGTTAGTGCATATGCCAATAGCATACACATCCAAAACCAATGGATGGATGCACGAAATATAATAAGAACCGACAAGAATTATCGTAATGCAGAAATCAATTGGGGGCTGAGTGCACAGCTTGTGCGTAAATCAATTGATTTTCAGAAGCAATCGATTTATATTACCCAAGGGTTTATTGGTGCTACTCTTAGTGATATGAGTACCACTTTGGGGCGCGAAGGTTCCGATTACTCGGGTGCGGTGCTTGCCCATATTTTAAATGCCCAAAGCCTGACTATCTGGAAGGATGTGCCCGGTGTGCTCAATGCCGATCCGCGCTGGTATCCGTTGGCACAAAAACTCAACGAAATATCGTACCCCGAAGCCATCGAACTGGCTTATTACGGCGCGCAGGTAATTCATCCTAAAACCTTAAAACCCCTGCAAAACAAAGATATCCCATTGTATGTAAAGTCGTTTTTGGATGCTGGCCTGTCCGGGACTGTTATAAAATCCTTGAAAGGGGCAGTTGATATACCGGTTTACATTCTCAAAAAAGAGCAGCTCTTTATTACCATATCGCCCAAAGATTTTTCGTTTATTATGGAAGATAACCTTAGTGCCATATTTGCTATATTCAGCCAACATAAAATCAAGGTAAACCTGATGCAGAACTCGGCACTTAATTTTTCGGTATGCATAAATGAACCGCGCGATATGGGCAGTCTGTTAAAAGCTTTGCAAACGGACTTCACAGTCCGTTACAACGATCACGTAGAATTGGTTACCATCCGGAATTATACCCCTGAAGCCATAGCGCTTGTCACTAAACAAAAACAAATTATTGGCACCCAGTTAAGCCGCAATACCGCACGTTATGTTTTAAAAGAAAGTGAGTGGATGTTTTAACCGACTAAATATTAGCGGTTAGAACGTTTAACTTACCTTTTAAAATACGAAAGGGTTTTAGTTTGATAACTCACTCCGTAACTCATTCGCATCACAATTGTTAATTAACCTTGTTTTACTAATAGCTCAAATTTAACGCTTGTAAATTAAGTTTTATAGTCAATTATAAACAAAACCTGGCAGCTAAATATGCCAAAGGTAACGCTATCCGTTCTTTATAATATAAGGATAATCGGTATATCCTTTTTCGCCAGGAGTGTATAAAGTATTGAAATCAGCTGTCTGCAGTGCAATATTGTTCTTCATCCTGTATACCAGATCGGGGTTGGATACAAAGGGGCGACCAAAAGCTATCAAATCGCTCATGCCGGAAACAAGCGCTTTATTGGCTGATTGAGCGTCAAATCCACCACTAGCAATGATGGTTCCACCAAAGGCAATCTTAATTTTATCTTTAACTGATGTTGGCACCTCGGGTGCGCCCATATCCGATTGATCCACAATATGGATGTATGCCAGTTGTAATTTCTTCAGCTCTTTTGCCAGATATTCATATGCATCCTCCAAACCATCAAAAGCCACCATATCATTAAAAGCACCATACGGCGAAACGCGTATGCCGGTTTTGCAGGCACCTATGGCGGCGGCAACTTTTTGTGCTGTTTCTATAACAAAGCGGCTACGGTTTTCAAGGGATTTACCGTATTCATCTGCACGCTGATTTGTACATGGGTTGATAAACTGATCCAATAAATAGCCGTTGGCAGCGTGCAGTTCTACCCCGTCGAACCCTGCTTCTATGGCATTTTTTGCAGCCTGCACAAATTCTTCCTGTGTTTGTTTAATATCGGTAAGTGTCATGGCCTGTGGGGTGGGGTAGGGCTGTAGACCATTTTTATCGCTGTATATTTCGCCCGTCATCCCTATAGATGAGGGAGCCAGCACTTTTGTTCCTACGGGCATATTATCCGGATGGGAAACACGACCCGTATGCATTAGTTGCACAAATATTTTAGCCTTGTAGGTGTGTACCGTTTCTGTTATCTGTTTCCATGCTTCCGTTTGCGCCTTATTATAAATGCCCGGAATGCGGGGGTAACCCACTCCATTAGCCGAAGGGGAAGTGCCCTCGGTAATAATCAAGCCGGCACCGGATCGCTGGCCGTAGTATTCTGCCATCAACTTGTTGGGAATATGGTCAGCGGTGGCTCTGTTACGGGTCATGGGAGCCATAACCACTCTGTTTTTTAATGAAAGTGGGCCTAAGTTGTAGGTATCGTATAATAACATGCTAAGTGTTTTTTGTGATAAATTGGGATTTAAGAGCAGAATGATCTTTTGTAGCATCTATCCTATAATTCCTTTTTCCTCAACAAACAGCAACTCATGTAAAAAGTTCGTCAGAACTTCAACTTTCCACTCGCAATGCGTGTCGTATTTTTACATGTTGTTATGTTCGTTAGAGCTGCATATTCTTATACGTTGTTGTCACACGGGCTTCAATGCTGTAAATCATAACTCGCTGCCATCGCCCCCGGCTTATCATCGTTGCACAGCTTACAACTTTATATAAAAAGCAGCCTTATAGCCTCTTAGTTCGTTGGCCTCATTGTACAGTTCGTAGGCCAATAATATGGAGTGTATTTGTTTTTTTAATATTAAGTTGTT comes from Saccharicrinis carchari and encodes:
- a CDS encoding acyltransferase family protein is translated as MKRLQFIDVLRITAIFMVVYQHNELDSSISIYFESFSVSLFFMVSGFVSSPKSHLPFLKVLKKYIKHLLAPYFLISGLLYLFWFFVGRHYGYKATVTHDPLLNFIGIFYAQGGADFMSWGIPMWFLPTLFNVVMLDYFVSKLKLPLQIIALLLFPVIGLWLFQHIGFHLPWSFDIALVVYLFYFVGRVFKKIDLVKIIQGKELLVFIICFSLHLYTFRFNGIVEVYYGHYGDFLGLMYFNAILAFVWLFALLKVLPNWKIVSWLGRNTLPILAFHLLMMTFVKGVALFIFDYKIEITPLNAIFYTLLQIILLIPLIHFVNRYLPFLVGIDRKKDSRMVQSKAT
- a CDS encoding sulfatase-like hydrolase/transferase; translated protein: MSDVKSILEVISHWALSAWGVLVLIVIMSLNRYLFTIVFPIFTFISAATAYFTWQLDISINTALIESIFLTDTAEISNYLSLPILGTLIASIGITVLLIIYRFSITFKKREFILILSLALMGIVIFTFTNKLRRNTLLMRAPFSYYIAYQDYKSNVKEMDSERRLLGEDAHVESDSIITLLIIGEALRADHIQTNGYFRVTMPKAEQKGALFLPHVHSPYTYTAASLRYFLTRAAPGMLDPMYTESSFIDIFKRCSFRTAWIANQNPLAALRYFINENDTIFINKPQFSDYSNTPKYDSDLIEPFTNLINQHHPRQLLMVHLAGNHWYYNKNLPEEYIQFTPILENKVLSNDNKERMINSYDNVTLFVDSVIEQFINELENKKAMVIFLADHGQSFGENGKWLHANGAPTEQNPACFFWFSDKYKIQFAEKVSQFIKNREKVVDTAFLFHTIIDGSAIKSPWIEPSWNLFSDQFQPKKANSDSQNE
- a CDS encoding 3-keto-disaccharide hydrolase, whose protein sequence is MSVLYLAGCVNKSTNTSRKDVDQWISLFNGKNLDNWVVKIHHHNFGDNYANTFRVIDGKIQVNYDGYNKFDERFGHLFYHQPFSSYHLRFKYRFTDQWMEDAPIFTFRNSGVMFHSQDPKSILKGQDWPISVEYQILAEETEGTARPTGNVCSPGTEVYYNGEIDPRHCISSTSSTYTWDKWMSGELIVRGDSIVHKVNGKVVLKYSKPTIGGGVVTGFDPAVKRDGKLLTEGYIALQSEGQGIEFKDIEIKILGEIAGR
- a CDS encoding alpha-amylase family glycosyl hydrolase; this encodes MKKLIYILFIITMLASCTSHQNRQKQSFETAGSGKIVVYQVFTRLFGNTDTINKPWGTIEENGVGKFNDFTEKALKEIKSMGVSHIWYTGIPHHATVTDYTQYGISNDDPDVVKGRAGSPYAVKDYYQVDPDMAVDPAKRMEEFEALIQRTHQQGMKVIIDIVPNHVARHYQGLNNPEGVSDFGADDDTSLVYARNNNFYYIPGKAFSVPAPKDGYKPLGGSKHPLADGKFDENPAKWTGNGSRLAQPNFYDWYETVKVNYGVRPDGEYDFDTLPDSYKSKTYKEHYAFWKEKEVPDSWIKFRDIALFWMDKGVDGFRYDMAEMVPVEFWSFLNSSVKIKNPEAFLLAEVYQPDLYRDYIHKGKMDYLYDKVDLYDTLKHIMQGHGSTDNIAPILHKLADIEHHMLHFLENHDEQRIASPEFAGDAKKGMPAMVVSATLSTSPTMLYFGQEVGEPGAENAGFGAPSRTSIFDYIGVPHHQRWMNKGKFDGGQLNDEEKKLRSFYKRLLSFTANSEALMGHYADIHSFNRSRTDDYTDKVYSFVRWNNKEKLIIVSNFSAANSFAFELQIPADIMGKMEVTDGNFIAADQLFGKKTTSLNVKDGLGTIDIQLAPLQSYIFKIKSN
- a CDS encoding CAP domain-containing protein, which gives rise to MFIRYILTLLVFVVALFANTLVYAKDIIKYDLSESEVKKYENLNHKENRLIAYKDDKNALLLKLNQLAHINASRKKHHQPMVELDILASRVANKIAREAATNNFMGHYNLKGESPYYRYALAGGTAHVTENASALSSTEFLPSKPEHIASYMQQAHNAFMAERAPNDGHKLNCIHPHHNYIGIGFYLHKNQFRYYEEFLDRYLKFDDFNATVKVNSKVLLPVQPQKGKHLHMALAYYEKFPAQMNADAINRQMSYNDYSDELAHKILPWDLPVINDQGFIPLAFTFQKKGLYYIQIYLDDEPFITGPASTKNKVQASGVVIEVK
- a CDS encoding sensor histidine kinase, which codes for MNCSRKRREITRKYTRWLFENNKQYIRNLLLMYMSLYPIFAVLHSYGTSKPFSTLASLSFFAGLPLLIAAYVCTFIDKCVPYIRTINATAFLGVSLNITLTYAYHILGYDTLDSYYTILVISLAMLGLSMSKVLLINLYIALSAILFILISVFVHELPTYNSHLFVRSSTYVIVASGLFTMAGLVIDRFLFKLFCAQKNITKEIVKISDQKDTLENLNETKDRFFSIISHDLRSPFTSLIGYFDILLRNDGKEFKVRKDDIEKIYLHVRRTYNLLNNLLNWSKTQLNEYEHKPKRYKLGPIFAENRSLYREIASQKGIKITHSYPRNAMVYCNKEMIATIIRNLIFNAIKFTRSRGEIHLSARQIGENEIEIAVKDNGIGMHDKDIDKVLNPTIHHVKKGTHSEKGAGIGLIICNDILKKHNSKMQIESKRNVGSKFFFVLPIYPEMRVTHVADSV